From one Paenibacillus sp. FSL K6-1330 genomic stretch:
- a CDS encoding DAK2 domain-containing protein, whose product MSKRSLNGTEFTAMVLAGAEQLQQHAEHVNSLNVFPVPDGDTGTNMNLTMTAGVAELKSKYSESVGHSAGVLSKGLLMGARGNSGVILSQLFRGFSRYAAPYTELNSHQFAAALQTGVEAAYKAVVKPVEGTILTVAKEAAKHAVYFSRRNNDIVELMEQVLAKAKETLSQTPDMLPVLKQVGVVDSGGQGLVYIYEGFLQVLRKDAPPGSFAIAGGQAEQSNTAPAFQAVPDFSAVQAPASAQSRLSTEDIEFLYDMEFFINRQLGEGTNADFDEDKFRKALAVNGDSIIVIADDETIKVHVHSKAPGEVMNLALMYGEITQIHILNMREQHRDLLTTGMDIAPMPELFADIPAETVTPEAPAVPPADEIAPYGFIAVSSGEGISDIFKSLGVDVVLSGGQTMNPSTEDFVNAITSISAQQIYILPNNSNIVLAAQQARELLEGERSVTVIPSKTIPQGIAAAFAFEEDENADTNTDNMLNAITRVQSGQVTYAVRDTTIDDLEIKAGQFIGIRNSNIVAANADLITTSRDLLSKMLESGDEIVTLLTGADATEESTNTLTEWLGEQYPNAEVEVHYGGQPIYSYLFSVES is encoded by the coding sequence TTGAGTAAGCGTTCTTTGAATGGAACAGAATTTACCGCGATGGTCCTAGCCGGAGCGGAGCAGCTGCAGCAGCATGCAGAACACGTCAATTCCCTGAATGTATTCCCGGTGCCGGACGGCGACACGGGGACCAACATGAATTTGACGATGACTGCAGGTGTGGCAGAACTGAAGAGTAAGTACTCGGAGTCCGTCGGGCATAGTGCCGGTGTGCTGTCCAAGGGGCTTCTGATGGGAGCCAGAGGGAACTCGGGGGTTATTCTGTCCCAGCTGTTCCGTGGTTTCAGCCGATATGCTGCACCTTATACAGAACTAAATTCTCATCAATTCGCCGCAGCACTGCAGACAGGCGTAGAAGCTGCGTATAAAGCTGTCGTGAAGCCTGTTGAAGGTACCATCCTTACCGTAGCTAAAGAAGCGGCCAAGCATGCGGTCTATTTCTCCCGCCGCAACAACGATATCGTGGAATTGATGGAGCAGGTGTTGGCCAAAGCCAAAGAAACACTGTCCCAGACGCCGGATATGCTCCCTGTTCTGAAGCAGGTTGGCGTCGTGGACTCGGGTGGCCAGGGCCTGGTTTACATTTATGAAGGTTTCTTGCAGGTGCTGAGAAAAGACGCTCCGCCCGGATCGTTTGCTATTGCCGGAGGACAAGCTGAACAGAGCAACACGGCACCGGCCTTTCAAGCAGTCCCTGACTTCTCGGCGGTTCAAGCTCCGGCTTCTGCCCAGTCCAGACTGTCCACAGAGGATATTGAATTTTTATATGACATGGAATTCTTTATTAATCGGCAGCTCGGAGAAGGAACGAACGCAGACTTTGATGAAGATAAGTTCCGGAAAGCGCTTGCAGTGAATGGTGATTCCATCATTGTCATCGCCGATGACGAGACCATCAAAGTTCATGTGCATTCCAAGGCTCCGGGCGAGGTGATGAATTTGGCGCTAATGTATGGAGAGATCACTCAGATTCATATATTGAATATGCGCGAGCAGCACCGTGATTTGCTGACAACGGGAATGGATATCGCACCGATGCCCGAGTTATTTGCGGATATTCCGGCAGAGACCGTTACACCGGAAGCTCCGGCTGTTCCTCCGGCAGACGAGATCGCACCGTACGGTTTCATTGCGGTATCGTCAGGGGAAGGCATCTCCGATATATTCAAAAGCCTGGGCGTTGACGTCGTTCTCTCCGGAGGACAGACAATGAACCCGAGCACCGAGGATTTTGTTAATGCGATTACTTCGATCTCGGCACAGCAGATTTACATCCTGCCGAATAACTCCAACATCGTGCTGGCTGCCCAGCAGGCGAGAGAGCTTCTCGAAGGCGAGCGCAGCGTAACGGTTATTCCGAGCAAGACGATTCCGCAGGGGATCGCGGCAGCATTTGCTTTCGAGGAAGACGAGAATGCGGATACGAATACCGACAATATGCTGAATGCGATCACTCGTGTGCAATCGGGGCAGGTAACCTATGCCGTTCGGGACACAACGATCGATGATCTCGAGATCAAGGCTGGCCAGTTCATCGGTATTCGCAATTCCAACATCGTTGCAGCAAATGCGGATCTGATTACGACCTCCCGGGATTTGCTGAGTAAAATGCTGGAATCCGGGGATGAAATCGTGACTCTGCTTACCGGCGCGGACGCAACCGAGGAATCGACCAACACACTCACCGAGTGGCTTGGTGAGCAGTACCCTAACGCAGAGGTTGAGGTACACTACGGCGGACAGCCGATCTATTCTTATCTGTTCTCCGTGGAGTCTTGA
- the rsgA gene encoding ribosome small subunit-dependent GTPase A, translated as MLEGLIVKALSGYYYVKPMQDGNIISGEDPAVQCRARGIFKKKGISPLVGDHVMYSLTENGEGTVDEILPRSSQLIRPPVANVDLAVLLFSVKEPNLSLHLLDKFLVHIEHESLEALICLTKQDLVDASDDVLEQVKRKYKEIGYEVLITSSLQGIGTEEVKKRLAGRISVFSGQSGVGKSSLLNALMPGLSLETSEISLRLGRGRHTTRHVELIELDNGGYVADTPGFSQLDFLELGVEELSTCFREFAPYAAECKFRGCSHLQEPGCRVIQAKEDGIILASRYEHYVEFYTEMKDKKRRY; from the coding sequence ATGCTAGAGGGACTGATCGTGAAGGCACTAAGCGGATATTATTATGTCAAACCAATGCAGGATGGCAACATTATATCCGGGGAGGACCCAGCGGTTCAATGCAGAGCCCGCGGCATTTTCAAAAAGAAAGGTATCTCTCCGCTCGTTGGAGATCACGTGATGTATTCATTGACTGAAAATGGGGAAGGGACCGTGGACGAAATTCTTCCACGGTCTTCCCAATTAATTCGCCCGCCTGTCGCGAACGTCGACCTGGCGGTACTGTTGTTTTCGGTCAAAGAACCGAATCTGAGCCTGCATCTGCTGGACAAGTTTCTGGTACATATTGAGCATGAGAGCCTTGAGGCATTGATCTGTCTGACGAAGCAGGATCTTGTAGACGCCTCCGACGATGTACTGGAGCAGGTGAAGCGCAAGTATAAAGAGATTGGTTATGAAGTGCTGATTACCAGCTCTCTGCAAGGGATTGGGACCGAAGAGGTGAAGAAACGCCTGGCCGGTCGAATCAGTGTCTTCTCCGGTCAATCCGGTGTCGGGAAATCGTCCCTGCTGAATGCGTTGATGCCAGGCCTCTCGCTGGAGACGAGTGAAATCAGCCTGCGTCTTGGCCGCGGTCGACATACGACACGCCATGTGGAGCTGATTGAGCTTGATAACGGAGGGTATGTAGCCGATACACCCGGCTTTAGCCAACTGGATTTTCTAGAGCTGGGTGTCGAGGAGTTATCGACCTGTTTCAGAGAATTTGCTCCTTATGCTGCGGAATGTAAATTCAGAGGTTGCAGTCATCTGCAGGAGCCGGGCTGCCGGGTGATCCAAGCCAAAGAGGATGGAATCATCCTGGCTAGCCGTTATGAGCATTATGTGGAGTTTTATACAGAGATGAAAGACAAGAAGCGGAGGTACTGA
- a CDS encoding DegV family protein — protein sequence MNKTVIVTDSTADIPADLAKQHNIHIVPLKLMFGEASYLDGVEITPREFYKKLVESPQLPTTSQPSPADFAAAYESILEQHPGCSIVSIHISSGMSGTYQSALLATSIIEGEADITVWDSKSASYGFGLFVVHAAKLAQEGASVSDIISSLEELRSKRRLYFLVDTLEYLQKGGRIGKASAVLGTLLNIKPILSIDGEGIIFPVDKVRGRKKATAKIIELFQQDLSGVKNIKVAVGHTADPAQVEDFLQQLSAVFTIEETVFSEIGPVVGTHVGPGTIAAYIWPA from the coding sequence GTGAATAAGACCGTTATTGTGACAGACAGCACAGCGGATATTCCGGCAGACCTGGCGAAGCAACACAACATTCATATTGTGCCGCTGAAACTCATGTTCGGGGAAGCTTCGTATTTGGACGGAGTCGAAATCACGCCGAGAGAGTTCTACAAAAAGCTGGTTGAGTCGCCACAGCTTCCGACGACCTCTCAGCCTTCACCCGCAGATTTTGCAGCTGCGTATGAGTCCATCTTGGAACAGCACCCAGGCTGCTCCATTGTGTCGATTCACATCTCATCCGGCATGAGCGGGACGTATCAGTCCGCATTGCTTGCCACCTCTATCATCGAAGGAGAAGCGGATATTACCGTGTGGGATTCCAAATCGGCCTCCTATGGTTTCGGATTATTCGTGGTCCATGCAGCGAAGCTCGCACAAGAAGGAGCCTCTGTTTCTGATATTATTTCGTCACTCGAAGAGCTCCGTTCCAAGCGCCGTCTCTACTTCCTGGTAGACACGCTGGAATATTTGCAGAAGGGCGGACGGATCGGTAAGGCTTCGGCTGTGCTGGGCACGCTGCTTAACATTAAGCCGATCTTGTCCATTGATGGCGAAGGAATCATATTTCCGGTAGACAAGGTCCGCGGTCGCAAGAAAGCGACAGCGAAAATCATTGAACTGTTTCAACAGGATCTATCCGGTGTGAAAAATATTAAAGTGGCTGTGGGTCATACAGCTGACCCTGCTCAGGTTGAGGATTTTCTGCAGCAGCTGTCCGCTGTGTTTACGATTGAGGAAACGGTATTTTCCGAGATCGGTCCGGTTGTCGGTACGCACGTTGGACCGGGAACCATTGCAGCATATATATGGCCTGCTTAA
- a CDS encoding stage VI sporulation protein F, protein MSYQQYGISPQLVERIKQKMKNPAVKERIKGLTQGLTKADLQNSAKVHQMIRTASGILNEKLSSTQEQQMVQFVLAQRIDPNNTFHLIKLWGMFR, encoded by the coding sequence TTGAGTTATCAGCAGTACGGGATTAGTCCGCAGCTGGTAGAACGAATCAAGCAAAAAATGAAAAACCCGGCAGTCAAGGAAAGAATCAAAGGGCTGACTCAGGGTTTAACCAAGGCAGATCTTCAAAATAGCGCAAAAGTGCATCAAATGATCCGGACGGCCAGCGGCATCTTGAATGAAAAGCTGAGCTCCACGCAGGAGCAGCAAATGGTTCAGTTTGTGCTTGCACAGCGCATCGATCCGAACAACACCTTCCATTTGATCAAGCTGTGGGGGATGTTTCGATAA
- the rpmB gene encoding 50S ribosomal protein L28 has translation MARKCYVTGKKPSSGNHVSHANNHNKRSWGVNVQKVRILVDGKPKRVYVSTRALKSGKVTRV, from the coding sequence ATGGCTCGCAAATGTTATGTAACTGGCAAGAAACCAAGCAGTGGTAACCATGTTTCTCACGCTAACAATCACAACAAGCGTTCTTGGGGTGTCAACGTTCAAAAGGTTCGCATTTTGGTGGATGGCAAGCCAAAACGTGTATACGTCAGCACTCGCGCTTTGAAATCCGGTAAAGTGACTCGCGTATAA
- the rpe gene encoding ribulose-phosphate 3-epimerase, whose protein sequence is MIKIAPSILSADFAKLGQEIKEAEAGGADWIHVDVMDGHFVPNITLGPPIVQAIRPHTSLLLDVHLMIEQPELYIADFVKAGADLITVHAETCQHLHRVIHLIKEFGVKAGVAINPATPAHVLQEVLPDLDLVLVMTVNPGFGGQAFIERTVNKISQLREWVSNSDYPNIHIEVDGGITAETAPLVVEAGADVLVAGSAVFGKPDRAAAIAVIRDSVSS, encoded by the coding sequence ATGATTAAAATTGCGCCATCCATATTGTCAGCGGATTTTGCGAAGCTGGGACAAGAAATTAAGGAAGCCGAGGCTGGCGGAGCCGACTGGATTCATGTGGACGTCATGGACGGACACTTTGTACCTAATATTACGCTGGGACCGCCGATCGTCCAAGCCATCAGACCCCATACGAGCCTGCTGCTTGACGTACACTTGATGATTGAACAGCCTGAGCTGTATATTGCGGACTTTGTCAAGGCTGGAGCCGATCTGATCACCGTTCATGCCGAGACCTGCCAGCATCTTCATCGAGTCATCCATCTGATCAAAGAGTTTGGCGTGAAGGCCGGCGTCGCGATCAATCCGGCTACGCCAGCCCATGTCCTTCAGGAAGTGCTGCCTGACTTGGATTTGGTGCTGGTGATGACCGTGAACCCGGGGTTTGGCGGACAGGCATTTATCGAGCGGACTGTAAACAAGATCTCACAGCTGCGTGAATGGGTTTCAAACTCCGACTACCCGAATATCCATATTGAAGTGGATGGCGGCATTACAGCGGAGACAGCGCCGCTTGTGGTGGAAGCGGGAGCGGATGTCCTGGTTGCGGGCAGCGCCGTATTCGGCAAGCCGGATCGCGCGGCAGCCATTGCAGTAATCCGTGACAGTGTATCATCTTGA
- the spoVM gene encoding stage V sporulation protein SpoVM, whose product MKFYTFKLPKFLGGFVKAILNTFHKS is encoded by the coding sequence ATGAAATTCTATACGTTCAAGCTGCCGAAGTTTTTGGGAGGTTTTGTGAAGGCCATCTTAAATACGTTTCACAAGAGCTGA
- the pknB gene encoding Stk1 family PASTA domain-containing Ser/Thr kinase translates to MIGHELAGRYKIIERIGGGGMALVYKAQDILLNRNVAIKVLRQQFVHDEEFIRRFRREAQSAASLSHSNVVSIYDVGQEEEVHYIVMEYIEGQNLNEIIKERAPLQVEEAVRIAIQICDALGHAHHNQIIHRDIKPHNILIGRNGRVKVTDFGIARAVTSTTITQTGSVVGSVHYFSPEHAKGVVTGEKSDLYSLGIVLYQMLTARLPFLGESPISVALKHLQEEFDEPREVNPLIPQSVENIILKSMRKNPEERYQSAEEMMDDLETCLMPMRLNEPKMEFEDDADSTLVMPALKTMQRSSQHHHDPDDDSDDEEFEEKPTGKPKKKWVKPTIIIGSVLLFLGIMFGVVMYVNNMLEVPEVKVPQVVGMTEEDAIRELEAQGLTVDEEVIREYKPNVDEGIVFAQDKEPETMLRQGAPVQLSVGDKEPLKQMPDLSGKTFDQAVEILKNMGIKDNAIKQSSENNDNVPVGQIYDQSPSATTEIDPEQVEVRVTISKGKQTFNMPSLVGMTEEQARNTIESLNLKVDAVKEKSSFEVKKGIVIEQWPHMANQQVAPGDKITLFVSSGYPSDALEYNYSVPVSPSMEGQESKIRVVFTDALGENQEAMNKVITTSEMVPVKLLLAPDKHATVMIFRDGRQVDTYSVSYSDVKNGTVPQPTFEQPPVEPDVPVDTNPDEGTGEDGSNEEDDAAYHWDSGNHEKGKGPGKGKDND, encoded by the coding sequence ATGATCGGACATGAATTGGCTGGTCGTTATAAAATTATAGAACGCATCGGTGGCGGTGGCATGGCGCTGGTCTACAAGGCTCAGGATATTTTGCTGAACCGGAATGTAGCGATCAAAGTGCTGCGCCAGCAGTTTGTGCACGACGAGGAATTTATTCGGCGTTTCCGGCGTGAGGCACAATCAGCGGCTTCGTTGTCGCATTCCAACGTGGTCAGCATCTATGATGTGGGCCAAGAGGAAGAAGTGCATTACATCGTCATGGAATATATCGAAGGTCAGAATTTGAATGAAATTATAAAAGAACGGGCACCGCTCCAGGTGGAAGAAGCTGTACGGATTGCTATCCAGATCTGCGATGCACTGGGGCACGCCCATCATAACCAGATCATTCACCGGGACATTAAACCGCATAATATTCTGATTGGCCGGAATGGGAGGGTCAAAGTAACCGACTTTGGCATTGCCAGGGCGGTCACGTCGACAACTATTACGCAAACAGGCTCTGTTGTGGGCTCTGTGCATTATTTTTCGCCGGAGCACGCCAAGGGCGTTGTTACTGGCGAGAAATCGGATTTATACTCACTTGGTATTGTGTTATATCAAATGCTCACGGCCCGTCTTCCATTTTTGGGCGAGAGCCCGATTAGTGTAGCTCTGAAACATCTCCAGGAGGAGTTTGATGAGCCTAGAGAAGTGAACCCGCTCATTCCTCAAAGCGTGGAGAACATCATCCTGAAGTCCATGCGCAAAAACCCGGAGGAGCGTTACCAGTCTGCGGAAGAAATGATGGACGATCTCGAGACGTGTTTGATGCCGATGCGACTCAACGAACCGAAGATGGAGTTCGAGGACGATGCCGATTCAACCCTGGTCATGCCGGCGCTCAAAACGATGCAGCGCAGCAGCCAGCATCACCATGACCCGGACGACGACTCGGATGACGAGGAGTTTGAGGAAAAGCCGACCGGTAAACCGAAGAAAAAATGGGTCAAGCCGACCATCATCATCGGTTCGGTGCTCCTGTTCCTCGGCATCATGTTCGGTGTCGTCATGTATGTGAACAATATGCTGGAGGTACCTGAGGTTAAGGTGCCCCAAGTTGTAGGCATGACGGAAGAGGATGCGATCCGCGAGCTTGAGGCCCAAGGTTTGACGGTGGATGAGGAAGTCATTCGTGAATATAAACCAAATGTCGATGAAGGCATTGTGTTTGCCCAGGATAAGGAACCAGAGACCATGCTCAGGCAGGGGGCACCGGTTCAATTGTCGGTTGGGGATAAGGAGCCTCTTAAGCAAATGCCGGATCTCTCGGGTAAGACGTTTGATCAGGCAGTTGAGATACTGAAAAATATGGGTATTAAGGATAACGCTATTAAGCAGTCCTCTGAAAACAATGATAATGTACCTGTCGGTCAGATCTATGATCAGAGTCCTTCCGCGACCACCGAAATTGATCCTGAACAGGTGGAGGTCCGGGTCACGATCAGCAAGGGAAAGCAGACGTTCAATATGCCGAGCCTGGTTGGCATGACAGAAGAGCAAGCCCGAAACACGATTGAATCGCTTAACCTTAAAGTTGATGCAGTCAAGGAAAAATCCAGCTTTGAAGTAAAGAAGGGCATCGTAATAGAGCAATGGCCGCATATGGCCAACCAACAAGTTGCTCCAGGCGACAAAATCACATTATTCGTCAGCTCAGGCTATCCTTCGGATGCGCTTGAGTACAATTACAGTGTACCGGTCTCACCAAGCATGGAGGGACAAGAAAGCAAAATTCGGGTCGTTTTCACCGATGCGCTGGGAGAAAACCAGGAAGCTATGAACAAGGTCATTACAACCTCGGAAATGGTACCTGTTAAGCTGCTGCTGGCTCCCGACAAGCATGCAACGGTCATGATCTTCCGTGACGGTCGCCAAGTGGATACGTACAGCGTAAGTTACAGCGATGTCAAGAATGGCACCGTGCCGCAGCCGACCTTTGAACAACCGCCTGTTGAGCCTGATGTGCCGGTGGACACCAATCCGGATGAAGGAACTGGCGAGGACGGTTCGAATGAGGAAGATGATGCTGCTTACCATTGGGACTCCGGCAACCATGAAAAAGGCAAAGGCCCTGGTAAAGGTAAGGATAACGATTAG
- a CDS encoding SOS response-associated peptidase, which produces MCGRFTLTVTWEELMTRYLIDPESVSPFHIPRYNIAPTQMVTAIINDGSTNRIGQLQWGLVPSWAKDASAGAKMINARSETLEAKPAYRMPFYRKRCLIPADGFYEWQKNGNGKQPFRISLKNGEIFSMAGLYDTWITPSGDKLSTCTVITTEPNQLMAPIHNRMPVILRPEDEALWLERQTSSHTHEGSPSLLQSLKELLRPYPEEDMQAIAVSTTVNSVKNDTEDCIRSITGS; this is translated from the coding sequence ATGTGCGGACGCTTTACACTCACGGTCACTTGGGAAGAACTGATGACCAGGTATCTCATCGATCCCGAATCGGTCTCTCCCTTTCATATTCCCCGGTACAACATCGCGCCTACGCAGATGGTCACGGCTATTATCAACGACGGCAGCACCAATCGGATCGGTCAGCTGCAATGGGGGCTTGTCCCATCCTGGGCCAAGGATGCCTCGGCCGGAGCCAAAATGATCAATGCGCGTAGTGAAACGCTGGAAGCCAAGCCTGCCTATAGGATGCCCTTTTATCGGAAAAGATGCCTAATTCCTGCAGACGGTTTTTACGAATGGCAAAAAAACGGCAATGGCAAGCAGCCCTTTCGCATCAGCTTGAAGAACGGCGAAATATTCAGCATGGCAGGTCTGTATGATACCTGGATTACCCCAAGCGGAGATAAGCTTAGCACCTGCACCGTCATTACAACCGAACCCAATCAACTCATGGCGCCGATCCATAACCGGATGCCGGTCATTCTGAGACCCGAAGACGAAGCGTTATGGCTTGAACGGCAGACGTCTTCCCATACCCATGAAGGTAGCCCCTCCCTCCTGCAATCCCTCAAAGAGCTTCTAAGGCCTTACCCCGAGGAGGACATGCAAGCCATTGCGGTTAGCACAACCGTAAATTCCGTTAAAAATGACACGGAAGATTGCATCCGTTCTATTACAGGCAGCTAA
- the recG gene encoding ATP-dependent DNA helicase RecG, with amino-acid sequence MSLKLDQISVRQINGVSALKEGELHAFGVSTVKDLLEYYPFRYEDYRLRSLSEVKDGDKITIQAKIASVPVLQRYGRKSRLTCKMLAENWMFTATWFNRHFLKDQLTAGREIVLTGKWDQRRMQLTVSESEFPDKGAFRSGTLQPVYSIGGKITQSWIRKTMGQALEQYGEMIPEILPQSLLRKYDLMPRKAAIMTIHQPVDSREGQEGRRRMVYEELFLFQLKMQAFRALNRSRMDGVVHTADNATIREFVRSFPFELTDAQKKVELEILHDMRSPYCMNRLLQGDVGSGKTIVAAVALFTTVRSGFQGALMVPTEILAEQHMRSLQKLFEPFGITVGLLTGSVTGKKRKDLLASLQMGLTDVVVGTHALIQDDVYFRELGLVVTDEQHRFGVNQRSVLRRKGYNPDVLTMTATPIPRTLAITAFGDMDVSTLSERPKGRIPITTYWVKHELMDRVLGFISREVNQGRQAYLIAPLIEESDKLDVQNAIDLHVQMQQAFPTYAVGLLHGRMTPAEKDEVMRQFYSNEVQLLISTTVVEVGVDVPNATLMIIMDADRFGLSQLHQLRGRVGRGQHASYCVLVADPKSEVGQERMQVMTETEDGFEVSRRDLELRGPGDFFGTKQSGLPEFRLADMVADFKVVEEARGDAASLVSDSSFWTSPEYEPLRDFLQQEKIFQGDIMD; translated from the coding sequence ATGAGTCTCAAACTCGATCAAATATCCGTCAGACAGATCAACGGCGTGAGCGCCCTGAAAGAGGGGGAGCTTCACGCCTTTGGCGTCTCTACGGTCAAGGATCTTTTGGAGTATTACCCCTTCCGGTATGAGGATTACCGGCTCCGTTCCCTAAGTGAAGTCAAGGACGGGGACAAAATCACCATTCAAGCCAAGATAGCCAGCGTACCGGTACTGCAGCGCTATGGGCGTAAATCCCGTCTCACCTGCAAAATGCTGGCCGAAAACTGGATGTTCACTGCGACCTGGTTTAACCGGCATTTTCTGAAGGACCAGCTTACGGCTGGCCGGGAGATTGTGCTGACAGGCAAGTGGGATCAGCGCAGAATGCAGCTTACGGTGTCCGAATCCGAATTCCCGGATAAGGGAGCCTTCCGCAGCGGGACGCTGCAGCCGGTGTATTCCATCGGCGGTAAGATCACGCAATCGTGGATCCGAAAAACAATGGGGCAGGCATTGGAGCAATACGGGGAGATGATCCCCGAGATTTTGCCGCAATCCCTGCTCAGGAAATATGATCTGATGCCCCGTAAAGCGGCAATCATGACGATCCATCAGCCTGTCGACTCCCGGGAAGGTCAGGAAGGGCGGCGCCGGATGGTGTATGAGGAGCTCTTCTTGTTCCAGTTGAAAATGCAGGCGTTCCGGGCGCTGAACCGGAGTCGAATGGACGGTGTTGTACATACGGCTGACAATGCAACGATCCGGGAGTTCGTGCGCAGCTTCCCTTTTGAGCTCACGGATGCGCAGAAGAAGGTGGAGCTGGAGATTTTGCATGATATGCGCTCCCCTTACTGCATGAACCGTTTGCTTCAAGGGGATGTCGGCTCGGGAAAAACGATTGTTGCCGCCGTCGCTCTGTTTACAACAGTGCGCTCAGGCTTTCAAGGGGCCTTGATGGTGCCGACAGAGATTCTCGCCGAACAGCATATGCGTTCGCTGCAGAAGCTGTTTGAGCCCTTTGGCATTACCGTTGGCCTGTTGACAGGCAGTGTCACGGGTAAGAAGCGCAAAGACCTGCTGGCTTCCTTACAGATGGGGTTGACGGACGTTGTCGTGGGCACCCATGCTCTCATTCAGGATGATGTATACTTCCGGGAGCTGGGACTCGTCGTGACGGATGAACAGCACCGTTTTGGCGTGAATCAGCGAAGCGTACTCCGCCGTAAAGGCTACAACCCGGATGTGCTAACGATGACGGCGACGCCGATTCCACGGACGCTGGCCATTACCGCCTTCGGGGATATGGATGTATCCACGCTGTCGGAGCGTCCGAAAGGCCGTATTCCCATTACGACCTATTGGGTCAAACATGAACTCATGGACCGTGTGCTCGGATTTATTTCCCGGGAAGTAAATCAAGGACGTCAGGCATATCTGATTGCTCCTCTGATTGAAGAATCGGACAAGCTGGACGTTCAGAATGCGATTGATCTGCATGTTCAGATGCAGCAGGCCTTTCCTACGTATGCTGTGGGTCTGCTGCACGGCCGTATGACGCCTGCCGAGAAGGATGAGGTTATGCGCCAATTCTACAGCAATGAGGTCCAGCTGCTGATTTCCACGACGGTCGTTGAGGTTGGCGTCGATGTGCCGAATGCCACGTTGATGATCATTATGGACGCCGATCGCTTCGGTCTGTCCCAGCTGCACCAGCTTCGGGGCCGCGTAGGCCGTGGGCAGCATGCATCCTACTGTGTTCTTGTGGCCGATCCGAAATCGGAAGTGGGCCAGGAACGGATGCAGGTGATGACCGAAACCGAGGACGGCTTCGAGGTATCCCGGAGGGATTTGGAGCTTCGGGGCCCGGGCGACTTTTTCGGTACGAAGCAGAGCGGACTGCCGGAGTTCCGGCTGGCCGATATGGTCGCCGACTTCAAAGTAGTGGAAGAGGCTAGGGGCGATGCAGCGTCCCTTGTCAGCGACAGTTCCTTCTGGACGTCTCCTGAATATGAGCCATTGCGCGACTTTCTTCAGCAGGAGAAGATCTTCCAGGGCGATATCATGGACTAA